A single genomic interval of Syntrophobotulus glycolicus DSM 8271 harbors:
- a CDS encoding MBL fold metallo-hydrolase, with protein sequence MPNPILTPKNWSDHEVTIAWLGHASFLLNFFGTKIILDPALSPRIGLTPVGNKTIGPSRYIAAPLSAGDVGPIDLLLVSHAHTDHFDYPTLRCLQSEHTVSLTARNTRHLWQDMNFRSIEEIHWQENISLSGVNIRAIEGKHWGARLPWNKEMTANSFLLSKNGVNIFFGGDTGYTTLIAQQLKGISIDLAIMGIAAYSPKSFEHSHATPEQAWKMIEEISAKWIIPMHWGTFKLSKEPMDEPILRFRQAAAGQMEKLAIQEVGASWVLPR encoded by the coding sequence ATGCCTAATCCTATCCTGACTCCGAAAAACTGGTCCGATCATGAGGTTACCATTGCCTGGCTTGGTCACGCCAGCTTTTTGCTCAATTTTTTCGGCACCAAAATTATTCTCGACCCTGCTTTAAGCCCACGCATAGGCCTCACCCCTGTCGGGAATAAAACGATTGGCCCCAGTCGTTATATCGCTGCTCCTCTAAGTGCCGGTGATGTTGGGCCAATTGATCTCCTCCTCGTTTCTCATGCTCATACCGATCATTTCGACTACCCTACTTTACGTTGTCTGCAATCTGAACATACCGTTTCCCTCACGGCTAGAAATACCAGGCATCTATGGCAAGACATGAATTTTCGCTCCATAGAAGAAATCCATTGGCAGGAAAATATTTCTTTATCGGGAGTTAACATCAGAGCGATCGAAGGAAAGCATTGGGGAGCGCGTTTACCCTGGAATAAAGAAATGACAGCGAACAGTTTCCTGCTCTCCAAAAACGGAGTCAATATTTTCTTTGGCGGTGATACCGGATATACAACTCTCATTGCCCAACAGCTCAAGGGAATATCCATCGACCTGGCGATTATGGGTATTGCCGCTTATTCTCCCAAATCGTTTGAACATAGCCATGCTACGCCTGAACAGGCCTGGAAAATGATTGAGGAAATATCAGCGAAATGGATCATTCCCATGCATTGGGGAACATTTAAATTATCTAAAGAGCCGATGGATGAGCCTATATTGCGTTTCCGCCAGGCCGCCGCCGGACAAATGGAAAAATTGGCTATTCAGGAAGTTGGTGCCTCCTGGGTATTGCCCCGTTAA